In the genome of Hyphobacterium sp. CCMP332, one region contains:
- a CDS encoding DUF177 domain-containing protein, producing MRLDIEKVMKRKDYWVDIINLKNGTYEYDFNIQDKFFDFFDNSIVERGKLEVKLSLEKSERLIRVIFRIDGTVELICDRSLKKFNHPLKVQHEHLYKYSEYEENDTEDITHISANTESIDMGQLVYEYIVLNIPMKKIHPDHKNDKEEGFFYKTEIKEDKNKKGDIDPRWEALKKLK from the coding sequence TTGCGCCTCGATATTGAAAAAGTCATGAAAAGAAAGGACTATTGGGTTGATATTATCAATCTGAAAAACGGGACTTATGAATACGATTTCAATATCCAAGATAAGTTCTTTGATTTCTTTGATAATAGTATTGTAGAAAGGGGTAAGCTTGAGGTTAAGCTCAGTCTGGAAAAAAGTGAAAGACTGATAAGGGTTATATTTAGAATTGATGGTACCGTTGAATTGATTTGCGACAGAAGCCTGAAAAAATTCAATCATCCCTTAAAAGTTCAACACGAGCATTTGTACAAGTACAGCGAATACGAGGAAAATGATACAGAAGACATCACTCATATTTCAGCCAACACAGAATCCATTGATATGGGTCAGCTGGTTTATGAATATATTGTATTAAATATTCCGATGAAAAAAATTCATCCGGATCATAAAAATGATAAGGAGGAAGGGTTTTTCTACAAAACTGAAATTAAAGAAGACAAAAACAAAAAAGGGGATATTGATCCTCGCTGGGAAGCATTAAAAAAATTAAAATAA
- the pdxA gene encoding 4-hydroxythreonine-4-phosphate dehydrogenase PdxA, whose protein sequence is MKENKSLIKIGISIGDINGIGPEIILKCFNHREIFKYCIPIVYGPSYVLNFFRKQLNLNDIRINSIKNVSEARPKSINVIDCFQKQITIQSGQFDEECGKLAASSLNAVAEDLLQKNIDACVTAPINKENVQNAGLNFPGQTEFFTQKAGASESIMLLCSDKMRIALVTGHYPISEVASKINSELINSKLKLLISSLKKDFGIAKPKIAVLGINPHAGENGKIGLEEVEIIAPLIRKFKEKGEFINGPYPSDGLFGSGNYRKFDGILAMYHDQALIPFKMISFEDGVNFTAGLNLIRTSPDHGTAFDIAGKGIASESSFRKALFMAIDISRQRNENY, encoded by the coding sequence GTGAAGGAGAATAAGAGTTTAATTAAAATTGGAATTTCCATTGGAGATATAAATGGTATTGGGCCGGAAATAATTTTAAAATGCTTTAACCACAGAGAGATATTCAAATATTGCATCCCGATTGTTTATGGTCCATCCTATGTTCTGAATTTTTTTCGTAAGCAACTAAACTTAAATGATATCCGGATTAATTCAATCAAAAATGTATCTGAGGCCAGGCCAAAAAGCATCAATGTCATTGATTGTTTTCAAAAACAGATTACAATTCAAAGCGGACAATTTGATGAGGAATGTGGGAAGCTGGCGGCATCAAGTTTAAATGCTGTCGCGGAAGATTTGTTGCAAAAAAATATAGATGCATGCGTAACTGCTCCTATTAATAAGGAAAACGTTCAAAATGCCGGATTAAATTTTCCGGGGCAAACGGAATTTTTTACCCAAAAAGCAGGAGCTAGTGAAAGTATTATGCTGCTTTGTTCGGACAAAATGCGTATTGCATTGGTTACGGGCCATTATCCAATTTCTGAGGTCGCATCTAAAATTAATTCTGAATTAATCAATTCAAAATTAAAATTGCTGATAAGCAGTTTGAAAAAAGACTTTGGTATAGCCAAACCAAAAATCGCTGTCCTGGGCATCAACCCTCACGCAGGAGAAAACGGTAAAATAGGCCTTGAAGAAGTGGAAATAATTGCTCCGCTAATAAGAAAATTTAAAGAGAAAGGTGAATTTATCAATGGCCCCTATCCTTCCGATGGTTTATTTGGCTCGGGTAATTACAGAAAGTTTGATGGAATTCTGGCCATGTATCACGATCAGGCATTGATCCCATTTAAAATGATATCTTTTGAGGATGGTGTTAATTTCACTGCAGGACTCAACCTAATCCGCACTTCTCCCGATCATGGAACTGCATTTGATATTGCGGGAAAAGGCATTGCTTCAGAGAGTTCATTTCGCAAGGCATTGTTCATGGCCATCGATATTTCAAGGCAGAGAAATGAAAATTATTAA
- the rsmA gene encoding ribosomal RNA small subunit methyltransferase A, which translates to MKQNQSKKYGYVRAKKSLGQHFLKDESIAEKIANELQYDTLKTVIEIGPGMGVLTKYIVDKISNPDLKLKLIELDRESVEFLRNKEIYQKDNIEIVSEDVLKLDWQKFPEPIELIGNLPYNISSPIFFKIIENYSLIYKGVFMVQKEVADRICSNHGSKTYGILSVLLQSLYTCTPILDVAPNSFVPPPKVNSSVFKIELKKDAIDKKLMSILKPVVKKSFNNRRKMMRNTIGIELNSLGKEFEKYLTLRPEQISVSEFIFIAKALADKAG; encoded by the coding sequence ATGAAACAAAATCAATCAAAAAAATACGGATATGTTAGGGCTAAAAAAAGCCTTGGCCAGCACTTCTTGAAAGACGAGTCTATCGCGGAAAAAATAGCAAATGAGCTGCAATACGATACTCTAAAAACGGTAATTGAAATTGGACCCGGGATGGGTGTATTGACAAAATATATAGTCGATAAAATATCAAATCCCGATTTAAAATTAAAATTGATTGAATTGGACCGGGAATCGGTGGAATTTCTCAGGAACAAAGAGATTTACCAAAAAGATAATATCGAAATAGTTTCTGAGGATGTATTAAAACTGGATTGGCAAAAATTCCCTGAACCAATAGAATTAATAGGTAACCTTCCCTATAATATTTCTTCACCTATCTTTTTTAAAATAATCGAAAATTATTCTCTTATATATAAAGGAGTGTTTATGGTTCAAAAAGAAGTGGCAGATAGAATTTGCTCAAATCACGGTTCCAAAACTTATGGAATTTTAAGTGTACTGCTACAGTCGCTTTATACTTGTACTCCAATTTTAGATGTGGCGCCAAATAGCTTTGTCCCTCCTCCAAAAGTCAATTCCTCCGTATTTAAGATTGAATTAAAAAAAGATGCCATTGATAAAAAGCTAATGAGTATCTTAAAGCCTGTGGTAAAAAAGTCCTTTAATAATCGCCGGAAAATGATGCGAAATACAATTGGAATTGAATTGAATTCATTAGGTAAGGAATTTGAAAAATATTTAACATTGCGACCGGAACAAATATCTGTTTCCGAGTTTATTTTTATAGCAAAAGCATTAGCAGATAAGGCAGGATGA
- the mgtE gene encoding magnesium transporter, producing MNFELTREFLDEVKLAVKEDNAAFVQEVLDELFPADISQILDELDAEEARYVLDTLPVEVGAEIIINLEDENQKDFIASFSPAQIARFINFMESDDSVDILQSLPIKLREEVISFIKNPDKAKSILDLLHYEEDCAGGLMGKELIKANINWNVVQCIEEIRRQAGRVNKIYSIYVVDDENKLLGRVALKKIILAEDNTKIADIYDPDVQVVETYKQEKEVAQLMQKYDLEAIPVVNLHGQLLGRITIDDVVDVITEQAELERQLMSGISADIDEDDSVLELSRARLPWLVVGMVGGLLGAQFIGIFEGDLMLIPAMAFFIPLITATGGNVGIQSSSIILQSLADNSLIHQGYWWRLTKVLSVALLNGFVIAILVFGFNMILGQSLVLSTVVSIALFSVILLASIMGTFTPLVLDSFGINPALASGPFITTANDLLGLGVYFLVAHLLLGL from the coding sequence ATGAATTTTGAATTAACACGTGAGTTTCTCGATGAGGTAAAACTTGCAGTAAAGGAGGATAATGCCGCCTTTGTGCAAGAGGTGCTGGATGAGTTATTTCCTGCGGATATTTCCCAAATCCTGGATGAGCTCGATGCCGAAGAAGCGCGTTATGTTTTGGATACACTTCCAGTTGAGGTCGGTGCTGAAATAATAATTAATCTCGAAGATGAAAATCAAAAAGACTTCATAGCATCATTCTCTCCCGCACAAATAGCGAGGTTTATCAATTTTATGGAATCGGATGATTCCGTAGATATTCTGCAATCGCTTCCGATAAAACTTAGAGAGGAAGTTATTTCATTTATAAAAAACCCTGATAAGGCTAAATCCATACTTGACCTATTGCATTATGAAGAAGATTGTGCAGGCGGCCTGATGGGAAAAGAACTCATTAAAGCCAATATAAATTGGAATGTGGTTCAATGCATAGAAGAAATTCGAAGGCAAGCGGGAAGGGTCAATAAAATTTACTCCATTTATGTGGTCGATGATGAAAACAAATTACTTGGAAGGGTTGCTCTAAAGAAAATCATTCTCGCTGAGGACAATACAAAGATCGCCGACATTTACGATCCGGACGTACAGGTGGTCGAAACTTATAAACAGGAAAAAGAGGTAGCACAGCTTATGCAGAAATATGATTTGGAAGCAATTCCGGTTGTAAATCTTCATGGTCAGCTATTGGGGCGAATCACCATTGATGATGTGGTGGATGTAATAACCGAACAGGCTGAATTGGAAAGACAACTAATGTCCGGTATTTCAGCAGATATTGATGAAGATGATTCCGTGCTTGAATTATCAAGAGCCCGTCTTCCATGGCTGGTTGTTGGTATGGTTGGTGGATTGTTGGGAGCTCAGTTTATTGGAATATTTGAAGGAGACCTCATGCTAATTCCGGCCATGGCTTTTTTTATTCCTCTAATTACTGCTACAGGTGGAAATGTTGGTATTCAGTCTTCTTCCATAATTCTTCAAAGTCTTGCTGATAATAGTCTGATTCATCAGGGCTATTGGTGGAGATTAACTAAAGTATTGTCTGTTGCTTTGTTGAATGGATTTGTTATTGCCATATTGGTATTTGGATTTAATATGATTCTGGGTCAATCACTGGTTTTGTCAACAGTAGTAAGTATAGCTCTCTTTTCAGTTATTCTTTTAGCTTCAATTATGGGAACCTTTACTCCGCTTGTACTCGATAGTTTCGGAATTAATCCGGCCCTGGCTTCAGGCCCATTTATTACTACAGCGAACGACTTATTAGGTCTTGGCGTTTATTTTCTTGTAGCACATTTACTGCTCGGATTATAA
- a CDS encoding phosphoglycerate dehydrogenase, which produces MNRHSVLIVNKMHKSIVPLLERLGLIVNYQPNISREETLDIIKDYFGIVVRSKLDLDSEFFTNAPSLKFIARAGAGLDQIDLREVQKRNIEVFNAPEGNKDALAEHSIGLMLSLLHKIVKSNNEIRRGKWLREDNRGFELNTKTVGVIGFGHMGRAFAEKLIGFGCSVITYDIKPSLDLPSHVKKVSWEEFTQKCDIVSLHVPLSERNVYLVNDSWINDFRKNIWLINTSRGKVVKLVDLIKNLDSGKVKGAALDVLENEKFDSLSDSEKAILQDLVNRNNTILTPHVGGWSSESYSRINEVLASKIENFLLQNG; this is translated from the coding sequence ATGAATAGACACTCAGTTCTAATTGTCAACAAAATGCATAAATCCATAGTCCCTTTGCTGGAAAGACTGGGACTAATAGTTAATTATCAACCAAATATAAGTCGGGAGGAAACCTTAGATATAATAAAAGACTATTTTGGAATAGTCGTGCGCAGCAAACTCGATCTGGACTCGGAATTCTTTACAAATGCGCCTTCGCTGAAATTCATTGCCAGGGCCGGTGCAGGTTTGGATCAAATCGATTTAAGAGAAGTTCAAAAAAGGAATATCGAAGTATTTAATGCTCCGGAAGGCAATAAGGACGCATTAGCGGAGCACAGCATAGGTCTGATGCTTTCATTGCTTCATAAAATTGTAAAGTCCAACAATGAAATACGCCGGGGCAAATGGTTAAGAGAGGACAACAGGGGATTTGAATTAAATACCAAAACTGTAGGGGTTATTGGTTTCGGACATATGGGGAGAGCATTTGCAGAGAAACTTATTGGATTTGGTTGCTCTGTGATCACTTATGATATTAAGCCAAGTTTGGATCTGCCATCACATGTTAAAAAAGTATCCTGGGAAGAATTTACACAAAAATGTGATATCGTGTCTTTACACGTCCCGTTGTCTGAAAGAAACGTTTATCTGGTTAACGATTCATGGATAAATGACTTTCGAAAAAATATTTGGCTGATAAATACCTCAAGGGGAAAAGTGGTAAAACTTGTAGATTTGATAAAAAACCTCGATAGTGGTAAAGTAAAGGGAGCGGCACTTGACGTGCTTGAAAACGAGAAATTCGATTCACTTTCAGACTCTGAAAAAGCTATACTTCAAGACCTTGTAAACAGAAATAATACAATTTTAACACCACATGTGGGGGGATGGTCTTCAGAGTCATATTCCAGAATAAATGAAGTATTAGCATCCAAAATCGAAAATTTTCTACTCCAAAATGGGTGA
- a CDS encoding carboxypeptidase-like regulatory domain-containing protein — protein MLRKLLLLQTFIIASFSLVLAQTGKLSGKITDMETGESIPFANVTVNKGGVQKGGTVSDFDGNFSITPLVPGEYNVEVSYVGYAPKKITGVVINFEKTTRLDIRMNSESKVLEEDVIIYAEPLIDPDNTSTGSKLSSKEIEKIPTRNISSIATTQAGVTSSDDGGTINLRGARSDATQYFVNGVKLLPGQTPQVPVEAIAEVSILTGGIPAQYGDNVGGVISLTTKGPSSKIFGGIAGETSVPFDNYNYNLLNFNVSGPILQEKDSTGRALRTKLGYFLAAQYDGAADPDPPAIDIYRLKDEYQSQLEQNPLFIDEFGNTRYVSDTLTREQFETYDFEENENRHNVNVNATFDWQPSESILVSIGGNLRNSEYKEFNTRGVDPQRYKRLLNYDNNGDRLIRQYNVFARFTQRFKNDRSDEENTSLIKNAYYQVQVDYSRDIDKTYNKEFDESLFEYNYVGEYKRTTDTLTPTLFEQLNSLGIDPTQFGINTDGSFNGPVIYKNGDRDDDTVLVQANVPWIVYNTNADTYTFTGGNQNPITSRYTDFFFNRQALANDPITDLQQLNTSQGGLLNGQIPNTVHGGLFHNVGTPHRNYNLSVDEQFRVSALGVVELNNHSFKLGFEFEQRTQRQFNVSTTGIWNAARGAALSGTSLEGAFLNQAPNTFLDTILINGNPTIVPVLDFGSWGEKEQINDSVTVFNFGIRNQSNPNGTFHNRLRQEFGYANDYRINVDELDPKDLSLEYFNAEELLNPGGGGGNVVSYQGYNYYGERTNENSTFSDFFTDSLNRPIAAWRPNYGAVFIEDKFEIKDLILRLGVRVDRYDVNQPVLKDRYSLVDLRTVGESNMNAFNQGSFATPGNVGDDYVVYVDRNPDEYNGSNLGEFNVIGFRSGDQWFDAQGQTVLGASNLGNAGVFPWFDVTSFTGIKKEIYDEYKITEDAFEDYEPQINVMPRVSFSFPISEEALFFAHYDVLTQRPSRNNVFTSTYFYFQRAAGGRLNNPNLRPQRNVDYQVGFQQVLTRSSSLKLSTFYREMKDQISLIVIDGAYPVSSWETFGNIDFATSKGITVEYDLRRTNRLAINANYQLAFADGTSSGELSNARLIQSGVSANLRNPIPLNWDERHQIKINIDYRFRDNDGPGIMSKPIKDDEGNLLLDDEGMPKKSGGFKLLENLGVNLQLIATSGRPFTPRGGANPNPIYGGGNNEVVDGGVNGARLPWNLRSSLRVDKSIFFGGNESKKSLNVYVYVRNLLGLENIQGVYGWSGDPTNDGYLESKLGQQDINANLYPDSFSDIYRMAVQNPDNFALPRRIVLGAAFNF, from the coding sequence ATGCTGAGAAAACTACTACTACTACAAACCTTCATCATTGCATCTTTTTCACTCGTACTAGCACAAACAGGAAAACTCTCCGGTAAGATAACCGATATGGAAACTGGAGAATCCATTCCTTTTGCCAATGTTACAGTGAATAAAGGTGGAGTTCAAAAAGGAGGAACCGTATCTGACTTCGATGGAAACTTTTCAATAACACCTCTTGTGCCGGGAGAATATAACGTGGAGGTTTCCTACGTTGGCTATGCTCCTAAAAAGATCACAGGTGTGGTTATAAATTTTGAAAAAACAACTCGATTGGATATTCGAATGAATTCAGAATCCAAAGTACTCGAGGAAGATGTTATAATTTATGCCGAGCCACTGATTGATCCGGATAACACTTCTACCGGTTCTAAATTATCATCCAAAGAGATTGAAAAAATTCCTACCAGGAATATTTCTTCAATTGCTACCACGCAGGCAGGTGTGACATCCTCGGATGATGGTGGAACGATTAACCTTCGGGGAGCTCGATCGGATGCTACGCAATATTTTGTTAATGGGGTTAAGTTATTGCCTGGACAAACACCACAGGTACCTGTTGAGGCCATCGCTGAGGTTTCAATCTTAACTGGTGGTATCCCTGCGCAGTATGGAGATAACGTTGGTGGTGTAATCAGTTTAACAACCAAAGGACCATCTTCAAAAATATTTGGAGGAATTGCAGGTGAGACTTCAGTACCTTTTGATAATTACAATTACAACCTTCTCAATTTTAACGTTTCCGGACCTATTTTACAGGAAAAAGATTCAACCGGGAGAGCTTTGAGAACCAAACTAGGTTATTTTCTTGCTGCTCAATACGATGGTGCCGCGGATCCTGACCCCCCTGCAATAGATATTTATAGGCTGAAAGATGAATATCAGAGTCAGCTTGAGCAAAATCCATTGTTCATAGATGAATTTGGAAATACCAGATATGTGTCTGACACCTTGACAAGAGAGCAATTCGAAACTTATGATTTCGAGGAAAATGAGAACAGACACAATGTTAATGTCAACGCTACTTTTGATTGGCAGCCATCTGAGAGCATATTAGTATCTATAGGTGGAAATTTGAGAAACTCTGAGTATAAAGAATTTAATACCAGAGGAGTAGACCCCCAGAGATACAAGAGACTTCTAAATTACGATAACAATGGTGATCGCTTGATAAGGCAATACAATGTATTTGCGAGATTTACACAGCGTTTTAAAAACGACAGAAGCGATGAAGAGAATACTTCACTTATAAAAAATGCATATTATCAGGTGCAAGTCGATTATTCCAGGGATATTGATAAAACCTACAATAAGGAGTTTGACGAAAGCTTATTTGAGTACAATTATGTAGGGGAATACAAAAGAACAACTGATACGTTGACCCCAACTTTATTTGAGCAATTGAATTCATTGGGAATCGATCCTACTCAATTTGGAATTAATACAGATGGGTCATTTAATGGTCCTGTTATATATAAGAATGGAGACAGAGATGATGATACAGTATTAGTTCAAGCTAATGTTCCATGGATTGTGTATAATACAAATGCCGATACTTATACTTTTACAGGGGGAAATCAGAATCCAATTACTTCTCGATATACGGATTTCTTTTTTAACCGTCAGGCACTGGCCAATGATCCTATTACCGACCTGCAACAGCTAAATACATCTCAGGGAGGTTTACTTAATGGTCAAATCCCGAATACAGTTCATGGAGGGCTATTTCATAATGTGGGAACCCCACACAGAAATTATAATTTAAGCGTAGATGAACAATTCAGGGTTTCAGCTCTTGGTGTTGTTGAATTAAACAATCACTCTTTTAAATTGGGTTTTGAATTTGAACAAAGAACTCAAAGACAATTTAATGTTTCTACAACAGGAATTTGGAATGCAGCTCGTGGTGCAGCACTTTCGGGAACTTCATTAGAAGGTGCATTCCTTAATCAGGCACCAAATACATTCCTTGATACCATCTTAATCAATGGTAATCCAACAATTGTACCGGTGTTGGATTTTGGTTCCTGGGGTGAAAAAGAGCAAATCAATGATTCTGTAACTGTATTCAATTTCGGGATAAGAAATCAATCGAATCCAAATGGAACATTCCATAACAGGTTGAGACAGGAATTTGGTTATGCTAATGATTACAGAATAAATGTTGATGAATTAGATCCTAAAGATTTAAGTCTTGAATATTTCAATGCTGAAGAACTACTTAACCCAGGTGGCGGTGGAGGAAATGTAGTTTCCTATCAGGGATATAACTATTATGGTGAAAGAACCAATGAGAATTCTACATTTAGTGATTTCTTCACTGATTCCCTTAACAGACCAATCGCCGCATGGAGACCAAATTACGGAGCGGTATTTATTGAAGATAAATTTGAGATCAAGGATTTAATTCTTCGTTTGGGTGTCAGAGTAGACAGATACGATGTAAACCAACCTGTCCTTAAAGACAGATATTCATTGGTTGATTTAAGAACTGTTGGAGAGTCAAATATGAATGCATTCAACCAAGGATCCTTTGCTACTCCGGGTAATGTCGGTGATGACTATGTTGTTTATGTGGATAGAAATCCGGATGAATACAACGGCTCAAACCTGGGAGAATTCAATGTAATAGGTTTCAGAAGTGGCGATCAATGGTTTGATGCTCAGGGACAAACTGTATTGGGGGCTTCTAATCTCGGAAACGCCGGTGTGTTTCCTTGGTTCGATGTAACTTCATTTACAGGTATTAAGAAAGAAATTTATGACGAATACAAAATTACAGAAGATGCATTTGAGGATTATGAACCGCAAATTAATGTAATGCCGAGAGTATCTTTTTCATTCCCTATTTCTGAAGAAGCCTTATTCTTTGCGCATTATGATGTCTTGACACAAAGGCCTAGTAGAAATAATGTTTTCACTAGTACATATTTCTATTTCCAGAGAGCGGCAGGTGGAAGATTGAATAATCCAAACCTAAGACCACAAAGAAATGTTGACTATCAGGTCGGTTTCCAGCAGGTATTGACAAGGTCATCCTCGCTTAAGCTTTCAACTTTCTACCGTGAAATGAAAGATCAGATTTCCTTAATTGTAATCGATGGAGCATATCCGGTTTCGTCTTGGGAAACATTTGGAAATATTGACTTTGCAACTTCAAAAGGTATAACTGTAGAATACGATTTAAGGAGAACAAACCGTTTGGCCATAAATGCTAATTACCAATTAGCTTTTGCAGATGGTACTTCTTCAGGAGAATTATCAAATGCCAGATTAATCCAATCGGGTGTAAGTGCAAACCTCAGAAACCCTATTCCTTTGAATTGGGATGAGAGACATCAGATTAAAATTAATATCGACTACAGATTCAGAGATAATGATGGACCTGGTATTATGTCCAAACCTATAAAAGATGATGAAGGAAATTTATTACTTGATGACGAAGGGATGCCTAAGAAGTCAGGTGGATTTAAATTACTTGAAAACTTAGGTGTGAACTTGCAGTTGATTGCAACATCAGGACGACCATTTACTCCACGTGGTGGTGCCAACCCTAATCCAATTTACGGAGGAGGTAATAATGAAGTAGTTGATGGTGGAGTTAACGGTGCAAGGTTGCCTTGGAACCTCAGATCTTCTTTAAGGGTTGATAAATCAATCTTCTTTGGAGGAAATGAGAGCAAGAAATCTTTGAATGTTTATGTATATGTCAGAAACCTTCTTGGTTTGGAGAACATTCAAGGTGTTTACGGTTGGTCAGGTGATCCTACAAATGATGGTTATCTGGAGTCAAAACTTGGACAACAAGATATAAATGCTAATCTCTATCCGGATTCATTTTCGGATATATACAGAATGGCTGTTCAAAACCCGGATAATTTTGCGCTTCCTAGAAGAATTGTTTTAGGTGCAGCATTTAACTTTTAA